A stretch of the Arachis stenosperma cultivar V10309 chromosome 6, arast.V10309.gnm1.PFL2, whole genome shotgun sequence genome encodes the following:
- the LOC130936210 gene encoding inactive glucose-6-phosphate 1-dehydrogenase 4, chloroplastic — protein sequence MSLSFSSASVALSECSIPIHRCCHAHRVTGGSSSLSSVTGSDRLVLNVRNGNLCRKFRGLKLWILERLNFKIQPAKLHKRSTNGSQDRIHHFKNNLETGSSPSITHTHVIPHDKVSSISMDVSGGPSLCIAVIGATGELARGKIFPALFALYYSGFLPQNVGIFGYSRKDMTDEDLRFCIASTLTCRVDHQENCGDKMDAFLNRTYYINGGYDNKHGMSMLNARMEQIEGGSKANRIFYLSVPQEALLDVASCLASSAQTQSGWNRIIIEKPFGFDVLSSHRLTQSLLSKYEEKQIYRIDHLLGRNLIENLTVLRFANLVFEPLWSRTYIHNIQIILSEELGVQPGRYFSGYGIIRDIVHSHVLQTIALLAMEPPISLDGEDIRNEKVKVLRSIRKLEPRDVILGQYKASSKDKVDVCVNGLTPTYFAAAMYIDNARWDGVPFLVKTGFGLIKHQMEIRIQFRHVPGNVYNESIGHNIDRAANELILRDVPDEAILVKVNNKIPGLGLQLDSSELNLLYKDKYNMEVPDSYEHLLLDVIDGDNHLFMRSDELAAAWNIISPILNEMDKDNMSLELYELGGRGPVGAYYLWAKHGVRWVED from the exons ATGTCACTGTCTTTTTCTTCAGCCTCCGTAGCCTTATCTGAATGCTCAATCCCAATCCACCGTTGCTGCCATGCTCACCGAGTCACT GGCGGATCAAGCAGCTTGAGTTCAGTTACAGGAAGTGATCGCCTCGTACTGAATGTCAGAAATGGTAATTTGTGTCGGAAGTTTCGTGGTTTGAAACTATGGATACTGGAGAGGctcaattttaaaattcaaccAGCTAAGCTGCATAAGAGGTCAACGAATGGTAGTCAAGATAGAATTCATCACTTCAAGAACAATTTGGAAACAGGATCTTCACCCTCAATTACTCACACTCATGTTATTCCTCATG ATAAGGTCAGTTCCATTTCCATGGATGTTAGTGGAGGACCCTCCCTTTGCATCGCCGTCATAGGAGCCACTGGTGAGCTcgcaagggggaagatttttcCGGCTTTATTCGCTCTCTATTATAGTGGCTTCCTTCCTCAG AATGTAGGAATTTTTGGGTATTCAAGGAAGGATATGACTGATGAGGACCTGCGATTCTGTATAGCCTCCACATTAACATGCCGAGTTGATCATCA AGAGAATTGTGGGGACAAGATGGATGCTTTCCTTAACCGAACTTATTATATTAATGGAGGGTATGACAACAAACACGGTATGTCCATGCTGAATGCCCGAATGGAGCAGATCGAG GGAGGATCCAAAGCCAACAGGATATTCTACCTTTCCGTGCCACAAGAAGCACTTTTGGATGTTGCATCGTGTCTTGCTAGCAGTGCTCAGACCCAAAGTGGATGGAATCGCATTATAATTGAGAAGCCATTTGGCTTCGATGTACTTTCTTCCCATAGGTTGACACAGTCTCTCCTTTCAAAGTATGAGGAAAAGCAAATATACAG GATTGATCATCTTCTGGGAAGGAATCTCATAGAAAATCTCACGGTTTTAAGGTTTGCAAATCTAGTCTTTGAGCCACTCTGGAGCCGTACTTACATACACAATATACAG ATCATTTTATCAGAGGAATTGGGCGTGCAGCCTGGAAG GTATTTTAGTGGCTATGGGATTATCCGTGATATTGTTCACAGTCATGTACTTCAAACAATTGCATTGCTTGCCATGGAACCACCAATAAGCCTCGATGGCGAAGATATTCGAAATGAAAAG GTCAAGGTACTCAGGTCAATTCGCAAATTGGAGCCTAGAGATGTGATTCTTGGCCAGTATAAAGCAAGTAGCAAAGACAAAGTTGATGTATGCGTAAATGGTCTGACACCCACTTATTTTGCTGCTGCAATGTACATTGATAATGCACGATGGGATGGCGTGCCATTTTTGGTTAAAACAGGCTTTGGACTCATCAAACACCA AATGGAGATACGGATTCAATTTCGTCATGTGCCAGGAAATGTTTACAACGAATCCATCGGGCATAATATCGACCGTGCCGCGAATGAGCTCATTCTTCGTGATGTTCCCGATGAAGCTATCCTGGTGAAAGTTAACAACAAGATTCCAGGACTGGGGTTACAATTAGACTCTTCAGAGTTGAATCTGCTCTACAAGGACAA GTATAACATGGAGGTGCCGGATTCATATGAGCATCTTCTGCTTGATGTCATTGATGGGGATAACCATCTCTTTATGAGAAGTGATGAGCTGGCAGCTGCGTGGAACATTATAAGTCCAATTCTGAATGAGATGGACAAGGACAACATGTCACTGGAGCTTTATGAATTGGGGGGCCGTGGTCCTGTTGGAGCATACTACCTCTGGGCTAAGCATGGTGTTCGTTGGGTGGAGGACTAA
- the LOC130932762 gene encoding uncharacterized protein LOC130932762, with the protein MGSEGPPSAKITTIHVTGFKKFHGVLENPTEIIVNNLTEYMNKKTLPKCLTIGSCTILETAGEGALVPLYQTLQSALIVPQDSQSESSNSNRIIWLHFGVNSGATRFAIEKQAFNEANFRCPDEMGWKPQRVPIVPSDGEISRTRQTSLPVVEITKALAQKEYDVILSDDAGRFVCNYVYYHSLRFAEQNGIKSLFVHVPLFSTINEETQMQFASSLLEVLASIC; encoded by the exons ATGGGGTCCGAAGGTCCTCCATCAGCAAAGATAACAACAATTCATGTGACAGGATTTAAAAAGTTCCATGGGGTTTTAGAGAATCCAACAGAAATAATTGTCAATAATTTGACAGAATATATGAACAAGAAGACTTTGCCAAAATGTTTAACTATTGGGAGCTGCACCATTCTTGAGACCGCAGGTGAAGGAGCACTTGTTCCACTCTACCAGACCTTACAATCTGCCCTTATTGTTCCACAAGACTCTCAATCTGAATCTTCAAATTCCAACCGAATTATTTGG CTTCATTTTGGGGTTAATAGTGGTGCAACAAGGTTTGCTATAGAGAAGCAAGCTTTCAATGAAGCTAATTTCCGTTGCCCTGATGAAATGGGATGGAAGCCCCAG AGAGTCCCAATTGTTCCTTCAGATGGTGAAATTTCACGAACACGTCAG ACTTCGCTTCCTGTTGTGGAGATCACCAAGGCATTGGCACAGAAGGAATATGATGTTATCCTATCGGATGATGCAGGCAGGTTTGTATGCAATTACGTTTACTACCATTCCCTTCGTTTTGCAGAGCAGAACGGGATTAAATCTCTTTTTGTTCATGTGCCACTCTTCTCAACAATAAATGAAGAAACTCAAATGCAATTTGCTTCTTCCTTGTTAGAGGTACTTGCTTCTATATGTTAA